Proteins encoded in a region of the Neoarius graeffei isolate fNeoGra1 chromosome 3, fNeoGra1.pri, whole genome shotgun sequence genome:
- the lrfn5b gene encoding leucine-rich repeat and fibronectin type-III domain-containing protein 5, with protein METLFVYVMVVIMAVKAQKIQICPKRCICQVLPPNLATLCDKKGLLFVPPDIDRHTVELRLGDNFITTVKRKDFANMTKLVDLTLSRNTIGSITPHAFNDLENLRALHLDSNRLTRITNDTFSGMSKLHHLILNNNQLMYIHIGAFNDLLALEELDLSYNNLESAPWVAIQHMTSLHTLSLDHNMIDYIPEGTFSGLMKLKRLDVTSNKLQKLPPDPVFQRAGVLATSGILGPSSFALSFGGNPLRCNCELLWLRRLRREDDLETCAAPQHLSGRYFWTVSEEEFLCEPPLITRHSQETRALEGQHVTLRCKARGDPDPVIHWIAPDGRLVSNSTRTVVHTDGTLDIVISTVKDSGSFTCVASNPSGEAQQTVQLFIIKLPHFTNDTSLVQEPDPGSSDIATSTKSGGDGSTAISNTKAGQEKRVLISEITSSSALVKFNLQRNIPGIRMFQIQYNGTYDDSLVYRMIPPTSKNILVNNLAAGTSYDLCVLAIYDDAMTTLTATRVVGCVHFATEPQYLRCHFMQSQFLGGTIVVIIGGIIVASVLSFIIFLIVRYRVCNQDGEDKGVELGEIRSQSRSEQLQVCGIIKTMSKQVLGVEMDACRKVSPQLESVPTLGTTSGPRPSKPALPDCTVTTSAASHSWHPASPNTQRPMHAASHKPAGPQKPDTEISVELDNTNKNNSAKARPKSAQIRAYSTTVMPVSRRVQLESSRYMTVPVGCMRVSRRHSLNVDSCKQTGYGSLLQQTGSLRSKRSLSMSGGDLPQLDVSAKIHGKDSLSRSEWVLESTL; from the exons ATGGAGACCCTATTTGTTTATGTGATGGTCGTGATCATGGCAGTAAAAGCCCAGAAGATCCAAATATGTCCCAAACGTTGCATTTGTCAAGTGCTGCCTCCCAACTTAGCCACTTTATGTGACAAAAAGGGGCTGCTTTTTGTTCCCCCGGACATTGACAGACACACAGTAGAACTGCGACTTGGTGACAATTTTATCACAACTGTCAAACGAAAGGACTTTGCCAACATGACCAAGCTTGTAGACTTGACACTATCCAGGAACACAATAGGCTCTATAACACCCCATGCTTTCAATGATCTGGAGAACCTACGTGCCCTGCACTTGGACAGCAACCGTCTGACACGAATCACAAACGACACCTTTAGTGGCATGTCCAAGCTCCATCATCTCATTCTGAACAACAATCAGCTCATGTATATTCACATAGGAGCCTTTAACGACCTTCTGGCCCTTGAAGAGCTTGATCTCTCTTACAACAATCTAGAGAGTGCCCCATGGGTGGCCATCCAGCACATGACTAGCCTGCACACTTTAAGTCTGGACCACAACATGATAGACTACATACCCGAAGGAACATTTTCAGGCCTCATGAAACTCAAACGTCTGGATGTCACTTCCAACAAGCTTCAGAAGCTTCCACCTGATCCAGTCTTCCAGCGTGCAGGTGTTTTAGCCACATCGGGTATTTTGGGTCCGTCATCATTTGCGTTGAGCTTTGGGGGGAACCCATTACGCTGCAACTGTGAGTTGCTGTGGTTGAGGAGACTACGGCGTgaggatgacctggagacttgcgcTGCTCCACAGCACCTCTCAGGACGCTACTTCTGGACGGTTTCTGAAGAGGAGTTCCTATGCGAGCCTCCACTCATCACACGTCATTCCCAGGAGACCCGGGCATTAGAAGGCCAACATGTTACTCTGCGCTGTAAAGCAAGGGGTGATCCAGATCCTGTTATTCACTGGATTGCCCCTGATGGTAGACTGGTGTCCAACTCAACCCGAACAGTAGTGCACACTGACGGGACACTAGATATCGTCATCAGCACAGTGAAAGATTCTGGATCGTTCACATGTGTGGCATCCAACCCTTCTGGAGAAGCGCAGCAGACTGTTCAGCTATTTATCATCAAACTGCCACATTTCACTAATGACACAAGCTTAGTACAGGAACCAGATCCTGGCTCATCAGATATTGCTACGTCCACCAAATCAGGTGGAGATGGTAGCACTGCCATTAGCAACACCAAAGCTGGGCAGGAAAAACGGGTGCTGATTTCTGAAATTACATCCTCCTCTGCTCTGGTGAAATTTAACTTACAACGGAATATACCAGGGATCCGGATGTTCCAGATACAATACAATGGCACTTATGATGACTCACTAGTCTACAG AATGATCCCTCCAACCAGTAAAAACATCCTGGTGAACAACCTGGCAGCTGGGACATCGTATGACCTCTGTGTGCTTGCAATTTATGATGATGCAATGACCACTCTCACAGCTACCCGCGTGGTGGGGTGTGTTCACTTTGCAACAGAGCCCCAGTACCTCCGGTGCCACTTCATGCAATCACAGTTCCTTGGAGGTACCATTGTCGTCATCATTGGAGGTATCATTGTTGCCTCAGTCTTGTCTTTCATCATCTTCCTTATTGTACGTTATCGAGTGTGCAACCAGGATGGCGAGGACAAGGGAGTGGAGCTGGGAGAAATTCGTTCTCAGTCCAGGAGCGAGCAGCTTCAGGTCTGTGGAATCATCAAGACCATgtccaagcaggttctgggtgtaGAGATGGATGCATGTCGGAAGGTTTCCCCACAACTGGAGTCAGTGCCCACGTTAGGAACTACGTCTGGGCCTCGACCCTCTAAACCTGCCCTTCCCGACTGTACTGTTACTACCTCTGCCGCCAGTCACAGCTGGCATCCTGCCTCCCCCAACACCCAGCGCCCCATGCATGCTGCCTCACACAAACCTGCAGGCCCTCAAAAGCCAGACACAGAGATCAGTGTGGAGCTTGACAACACCAACAAAAACAATTCAGCCAAGGCACGTCCCAAATCTGCCCAAATACGAGCCTACTCCACCACAGTGATGCCAGTGTCCAGAAGGGTACAGCTCGAGTCCTCACGCTACATGACTGTTCCAGTGGGGTGTATGAGAGTGAGCCGTAGACACTCTTTAAACGTAGACTCCTGTAAGCAGACCGGCTATGGGAGTCTCCTGCAGCAGACTGGCAGCCTCCGCTCCAAACGCAGTCTGTCCATGAGTGGTGGAGATCTTCCCCAGCTGGACGTTTCAGCCAAAATCCATGGAAAAGACTCCCTGTCCAGGTCAGAATGGGTTCTAGAAAGCACACTTTAA